Proteins from a genomic interval of Kitasatospora kifunensis:
- a CDS encoding DUF7714 family protein produces MIAPPPPNTMSRPYRGLSVQEVDIALTVPAITSFLLGREVYRRTEYLVLRNADAAALVQVRKESDDELFVSAVESRVLAGPDELLWIDSSDTDVGNATALAQVALAHAKEGIRAYVVRGRFEHVNFIWEPFPVRIRVTEVVPPAPPKLLAMAQQAVAFDEDLPPLDLQLDAVDITWQATANVASVYLLPCRGSSADLPKPVEFLDTRPSERQDWLLIGCERSLQFHRHFYGDEPPRVDICPRQRTSAAGELTLTKCCLLERGVEYTEGTAVVPWGANLDEVRGALRWLTGLAEAGQTPNRLEE; encoded by the coding sequence ATGATCGCACCACCCCCTCCGAACACGATGAGCCGACCGTACCGCGGCCTCTCCGTCCAGGAGGTCGACATCGCGCTGACCGTCCCGGCGATCACATCGTTCCTGCTCGGCCGCGAGGTCTACCGACGTACGGAGTACCTGGTGCTGCGCAACGCAGACGCCGCCGCGTTGGTCCAGGTGCGCAAGGAGTCGGACGACGAGCTCTTCGTCAGCGCGGTCGAATCCCGGGTGCTGGCCGGCCCCGACGAGCTGCTGTGGATCGACTCCTCCGACACCGACGTCGGCAATGCGACGGCCTTGGCCCAGGTGGCGCTGGCACACGCCAAGGAAGGCATCAGAGCCTACGTGGTCCGAGGCAGGTTCGAACATGTCAATTTCATCTGGGAGCCGTTCCCCGTCCGGATCAGGGTCACCGAGGTGGTGCCGCCGGCTCCGCCGAAGCTGCTGGCCATGGCGCAGCAGGCGGTCGCCTTCGACGAGGACCTCCCGCCCCTCGACCTTCAGCTGGACGCTGTGGACATCACCTGGCAGGCCACCGCGAACGTCGCCTCGGTCTACCTGCTGCCCTGCCGGGGCAGCAGCGCGGACCTCCCCAAACCCGTGGAATTCCTCGACACTCGGCCGAGCGAGCGGCAGGACTGGCTGCTGATCGGCTGCGAGCGATCCCTCCAGTTCCACCGCCACTTCTACGGGGACGAGCCGCCTCGCGTCGACATCTGCCCCCGGCAGCGCACCTCAGCGGCAGGTGAGTTGACACTCACCAAGTGCTGTCTGCTGGAGCGTGGCGTCGAGTACACCGAGGGCACTGCTGTCGTTCCGTGGGGGGCCAACCTCGACGAGGTACGTGGCGCCCTGCGGTGGCTCACCGGCCTGGCCGAGGCCGGCCAGACGCCGAACCGGCTGGAGGAATGA
- a CDS encoding phosphosulfolactate synthase: MLGASRKKGQSIRMQHNISDDSKDRIPRPTDLANTCDIPDFLALPERAKKPRRTGVTHVLDKGMPTPVLEALLLQRADLVDFLKIGWGTAYVDPSTRERIAVCAAMGVKVCLGGTLLEVSAAQQRLPELCRWAARIGVDTLEVSNGLQLMTRHRKAAVISELAQDFTVLAETGAKSKDVPVVAAEWADELESDLESGAQLVITEGRESGTVGLYDSDGAVRPGLVDAITNRLPLEKVIFEAPKRAQQVWLIERFGTGVNLGNVALDEVIPLETSRLGLRADTAGLLSVAVGLEEATA, translated from the coding sequence GTGCTCGGCGCTTCACGCAAGAAGGGACAGTCCATTCGTATGCAACACAATATCTCGGACGACTCGAAGGATCGCATTCCACGCCCGACCGACTTGGCGAACACCTGCGACATACCGGATTTCCTCGCGTTGCCCGAGCGGGCGAAGAAGCCTCGCAGGACGGGCGTGACCCATGTACTGGACAAGGGAATGCCGACTCCCGTGTTGGAGGCGCTGCTGCTCCAGCGGGCCGACCTGGTCGACTTCCTGAAGATCGGCTGGGGGACGGCCTACGTCGATCCTTCAACCAGGGAACGCATCGCCGTGTGCGCTGCCATGGGGGTCAAGGTCTGTCTCGGCGGAACTCTACTGGAGGTGAGTGCCGCGCAGCAGCGGTTGCCCGAGCTGTGCCGGTGGGCCGCCAGGATCGGTGTGGACACGCTGGAAGTGTCCAACGGCCTGCAACTGATGACGCGGCACCGGAAGGCAGCGGTGATCAGCGAGCTCGCGCAGGACTTCACCGTCCTGGCGGAGACCGGCGCCAAGTCCAAAGACGTGCCGGTCGTGGCCGCCGAGTGGGCGGACGAACTCGAATCCGATCTCGAATCCGGCGCGCAGCTCGTGATCACCGAGGGCCGGGAGAGCGGGACCGTCGGTCTCTACGACTCGGACGGCGCCGTCCGGCCGGGCCTGGTCGACGCGATCACGAACAGGCTGCCGCTGGAGAAGGTCATCTTCGAGGCGCCGAAGAGGGCCCAACAGGTCTGGCTCATCGAGCGGTTCGGCACCGGCGTGAATCTCGGCAATGTCGCTCTCGACGAGGTCATCCCGCTTGAGACCTCGCGGCTCGGACTGCGCGCCGACACGGCAGGGCTGCTGTCCGTCGCGGTCGGCCTGGAAGAGGCCACCGCATGA
- a CDS encoding amino acid adenylation domain-containing protein, protein MTPPDLRSHPRLVESWNSTARDYARDSTLVDLLDAAAADHADLPAVRTADGIMLTHGQLASESSRLAQGLAVVGVGHGTPVAVLLDHRPEAVVAIHAIIRAGAYYVPLDARWPARRMVEVLDSLSVRSMVVSAGLEHTAIEVGRQAPAMTSVLVVGEPVEEPQPTRETREAVAARQYGLSLHRHDVVRTVPAGVPTVPSAPVQSGDTAYVIFTSGSTGTPKGVAVRHGSVVNLIDWFNRRNAVGPDDVLLPVAAFSFDLSVYDLFGIPSAGASMLLLPARQLAQPDVVAEAVLRHGVTLWNSAPAAFTLVLSFASLSAQRGRTALRRVFLSGDWIPLDTHAALQREFPQAVLIALGGATEACVWSNDFVVDRVDPSWASIPYGHPMQNSRYYVLRDNLSPCEIDEAGELYIAGDCVAAGYANDAELTAARFQRDPWVPDAQMYRTGDRAKWTLSGWVEFLGRVDSQVKVRGFRIELGEVEQAARQLPGVEEAVAVAAGDPRDPFLALALRTPEPMRSPDVIRQLAAHLPDYMLPSRVHLMTSLPVGPNGKIDRPLLRDILSERPDNPRPELRGN, encoded by the coding sequence ATGACTCCGCCGGACCTGCGTAGCCATCCCCGGCTGGTCGAGAGCTGGAACTCCACGGCTCGCGACTACGCACGCGACAGTACGCTGGTGGACCTACTGGACGCCGCCGCGGCCGACCACGCGGACCTCCCCGCGGTCCGCACCGCCGACGGGATCATGCTCACGCATGGGCAGCTCGCGTCGGAGAGTTCACGACTGGCCCAGGGGCTCGCCGTCGTCGGAGTCGGGCATGGGACACCAGTCGCCGTTTTGCTGGATCACCGGCCGGAGGCAGTCGTCGCGATCCATGCCATCATCCGCGCCGGTGCGTACTACGTACCGCTGGACGCTCGTTGGCCGGCGCGCCGGATGGTGGAGGTCCTCGACTCCCTCTCCGTACGGTCGATGGTGGTGTCGGCCGGCCTTGAACACACAGCAATCGAGGTCGGCCGCCAAGCGCCCGCCATGACCTCGGTGCTGGTGGTGGGCGAACCCGTCGAGGAACCGCAGCCGACCCGCGAGACCCGCGAAGCGGTCGCGGCCCGGCAGTACGGTCTGAGCCTGCATCGGCACGACGTCGTCCGCACGGTCCCGGCCGGCGTTCCCACGGTGCCTTCCGCTCCGGTCCAGTCAGGCGATACGGCATACGTCATCTTCACGTCAGGATCGACCGGGACTCCGAAGGGGGTGGCCGTCCGGCACGGCAGCGTGGTCAATCTGATCGACTGGTTCAACCGGCGCAATGCCGTGGGCCCCGACGATGTCCTGCTGCCGGTCGCCGCGTTCAGCTTCGACCTCTCCGTCTACGATCTGTTCGGGATCCCGTCGGCCGGCGCCAGCATGCTGCTCCTGCCCGCGCGGCAGCTGGCTCAGCCGGATGTGGTCGCCGAGGCAGTGCTGCGACACGGTGTGACACTGTGGAATTCCGCCCCGGCCGCCTTCACCCTCGTCCTGAGTTTCGCAAGCCTCTCGGCGCAGCGCGGCCGCACGGCTCTTCGCCGGGTTTTCCTCAGCGGCGACTGGATACCCCTCGACACGCACGCTGCCCTTCAACGCGAGTTCCCCCAGGCTGTGCTGATCGCCCTGGGGGGAGCCACCGAGGCCTGCGTCTGGTCGAACGACTTCGTCGTCGACCGGGTCGATCCGAGCTGGGCCAGCATCCCCTACGGACATCCCATGCAGAACAGCCGCTACTACGTGCTGCGCGACAATCTCTCGCCGTGCGAGATCGACGAAGCGGGCGAGCTGTACATCGCCGGCGACTGCGTCGCTGCTGGTTACGCCAATGACGCGGAACTCACGGCAGCGCGATTCCAGCGGGATCCCTGGGTCCCTGACGCCCAGATGTACCGTACGGGCGACCGGGCGAAGTGGACCTTGTCGGGCTGGGTGGAGTTTCTCGGCCGAGTCGACTCACAGGTCAAGGTGCGTGGATTCCGGATCGAGCTCGGCGAGGTCGAGCAGGCCGCCCGGCAGCTCCCGGGGGTCGAGGAGGCTGTCGCCGTCGCAGCCGGCGACCCGCGTGATCCTTTCCTGGCTCTCGCCCTGCGGACGCCGGAGCCCATGCGCTCCCCGGACGTGATCAGGCAGCTGGCGGCCCATCTACCCGACTACATGCTTCCGAGCAGGGTCCACCTCATGACGTCCCTTCCGGTGGGACCGAACGGGAAAATCGATCGACCTCTTCTCCGCGACATCCTCTCGGAACGGCCGGACAACCCTCGGCCGGAACTGCGAGGGAACTAG
- a CDS encoding ABC transporter ATP-binding protein: MTRLSAITSLYRVAWGEQRRLLVTYLALLAGDVLTTGLFGLALRALIEGALHRDLRVALGATVVAALCWTTSAVGSWARTNMVYLLAEAVSVELDTRILGMVGRLDTVEHLENPEYVDRVALLRGGGDLLAHYAWGLLDVVATLLRLAIVLTLLAVVAPPMLALALLLGPVLWLQRRGQQRISHSLLATAEGTRLADHLYSLLTEPAAGMEIRIAGAGEALQERARLTRTSLIRQQEHARWAAAGLALAGWTLFVLGYAVALLFIMDSVSSGRAEPGDVLLVITLTMNLRAQAEGTIATLQRTGEGLHFLDAYLWLNARAAGTASSGRAAVPDRLDAGITLRGVSFSYPGTELPVLRDIDLHVPAGSTLAIVGEHGAGKSTLVKLLCKLYEPTGGTIAVDGVPLADLPAEQWRSRTTASFQDYARFAFLLRESVGVGDLSALDDLARIGRAVAHGDAELIVEQLPSGLETQLGGLFDGLELSGGQWQRVALSRAFMRPTPLLFALDEPTASLDARSEYTVYQRQLEFAKRHARASGTVTVMISHRFSTVRTADHIVVLSDGRIVERGSHEELMTLGGNYAELYTLQADGYKPSPSQAPARRRDAVSVTPQAGPHDPGHRPSTDPS, encoded by the coding sequence ATGACCAGGCTCTCGGCGATCACGTCGCTCTACCGCGTCGCCTGGGGTGAACAGCGCCGCCTGCTGGTGACGTACCTCGCTCTGCTGGCCGGTGACGTCCTCACCACCGGACTCTTCGGCCTGGCCCTGCGGGCGCTCATCGAGGGTGCGTTGCACCGAGACCTCCGGGTCGCGCTCGGCGCCACCGTCGTCGCGGCACTGTGCTGGACGACGTCCGCGGTCGGTTCGTGGGCGCGCACCAACATGGTCTATCTGCTGGCCGAGGCGGTCAGCGTGGAGCTGGACACCCGGATACTCGGCATGGTCGGGCGGCTGGACACGGTGGAGCATCTCGAAAACCCGGAATACGTCGACCGGGTGGCTCTCCTCCGGGGAGGCGGAGACCTACTCGCCCACTACGCCTGGGGCTTGCTGGACGTGGTCGCCACCCTCCTGCGCCTGGCGATCGTGCTGACTCTGCTGGCGGTGGTCGCACCCCCGATGCTAGCTCTGGCGCTGTTGCTGGGCCCGGTCCTGTGGTTGCAGCGACGCGGCCAGCAGCGGATCAGCCACAGCCTGCTGGCGACCGCCGAGGGCACCCGCCTTGCCGATCATCTGTACAGCCTGCTCACCGAGCCGGCGGCAGGGATGGAGATCCGCATCGCCGGTGCGGGAGAAGCCTTGCAGGAGCGGGCGAGGCTGACCCGGACGAGTCTGATCAGGCAGCAGGAGCACGCCCGTTGGGCGGCAGCCGGCCTCGCGCTCGCCGGTTGGACCCTCTTCGTGCTCGGCTACGCCGTGGCACTGCTCTTCATCATGGATTCGGTCTCCAGCGGCCGCGCCGAGCCGGGCGACGTCCTCCTGGTCATCACACTCACCATGAACCTTCGTGCCCAGGCCGAAGGAACCATCGCGACGCTGCAGCGGACCGGCGAGGGACTGCACTTCCTGGACGCCTACCTCTGGCTGAACGCCAGGGCGGCGGGGACGGCATCCAGTGGGCGGGCCGCAGTGCCGGACCGCCTGGATGCCGGCATCACACTTCGCGGGGTCTCCTTCAGCTATCCCGGCACTGAACTCCCGGTGTTGCGGGACATCGACCTGCATGTACCGGCCGGGTCGACGCTGGCCATCGTCGGTGAGCACGGCGCTGGGAAGAGCACGCTGGTCAAGCTGCTGTGCAAGCTCTACGAGCCGACCGGCGGCACCATCGCCGTCGACGGTGTCCCGCTGGCGGACCTGCCCGCCGAGCAGTGGCGTTCCCGGACCACGGCCAGTTTCCAGGACTACGCACGCTTCGCGTTCCTCCTGCGGGAATCCGTCGGGGTCGGGGACCTGAGTGCCCTGGACGACCTGGCGCGGATCGGGCGAGCAGTGGCACACGGCGATGCCGAGCTCATCGTCGAGCAGCTGCCCTCGGGCCTGGAGACCCAACTCGGCGGCCTTTTCGACGGCCTGGAGCTGTCGGGCGGCCAATGGCAGAGAGTCGCACTCAGCCGCGCGTTCATGCGTCCGACACCGCTGCTCTTCGCCCTGGACGAGCCGACGGCCTCACTCGACGCGCGCAGCGAATACACCGTCTATCAGCGGCAGTTGGAATTCGCCAAACGCCATGCGCGGGCATCGGGAACGGTCACCGTGATGATCTCGCACCGGTTCTCCACTGTCCGAACAGCCGACCACATCGTCGTTCTGTCCGATGGACGCATCGTGGAACGCGGCTCCCACGAGGAACTCATGACCCTGGGCGGCAACTATGCGGAGTTGTACACACTTCAGGCCGACGGCTACAAGCCGAGTCCTTCCCAGGCACCGGCTCGGCGGCGTGACGCCGTGAGCGTCACGCCTCAGGCCGGTCCCCACGACCCCGGACACCGACCATCGACCGATCCGTCATAG
- a CDS encoding ABC transporter ATP-binding protein — translation MNRVLGDVLSPWWADIRRRRQLLGAARTAGPLLCALLWTVNVARTVLPTLTGLVTGLLVSRLVSAPHDRSTLVLLVMAVCSLVLATQAVDAIGSVLGFSVSRRVDSWHRSRLVELMARPQGIEHLEDPAVQEDLASAVLKGLPGWVSYTFGTAAVGQITIVARTMGACIAAAVLARFSWELAVSLLLVVQFTRLSSRREWLAQHAVVRELASATRRANYWADVSTMPWAAKELRVFGLTAWAIGRFRALMTARTARMAAVRWRLLRRTNRMFVLLTVSVAGGLGVLAAAAASGRISTGSLAVYLGAFWGVVAANGMDVESFDVEFAGLPTLAAVDRLRARVGGPAIEGIAGAPGDARPPVVRFETVEFHYPDSSRPVLNGFDLEITPGELIALVGVNGAGKTTLTKLLTGMYQPTGGRITVDGQALSTLELSAWHEQIAVVLQEFVHYDLSIRDNVVLGAPRRDTAPSLLESVARQAGITDLVQRAPLGWDTPLARAYSEGIELSGGQWQRIALARALYAVAQGARLLVLDEPTAHLDVRAELDTFTRIADAARGASVLLISHRLSTVRRADKIVLLDGGRVVEMGRHDELVARGGAYAQMFAAQADRFGDLDLDIEAAAP, via the coding sequence GTGAATCGGGTGCTGGGCGACGTCCTCTCACCATGGTGGGCCGACATCCGCCGACGACGGCAGCTGCTCGGCGCTGCCCGTACCGCAGGGCCACTGCTGTGCGCCCTGCTATGGACGGTCAATGTGGCGCGGACTGTACTGCCGACCCTCACGGGCCTGGTGACCGGGCTTCTGGTGTCCCGCCTGGTATCGGCGCCGCACGACCGGTCGACGCTGGTCCTCCTGGTCATGGCGGTCTGCTCCCTGGTGCTGGCCACGCAAGCAGTCGACGCGATCGGCTCGGTCCTGGGCTTCAGCGTCTCGCGACGTGTGGACTCCTGGCATCGCAGCCGCCTGGTCGAGCTCATGGCCCGTCCGCAGGGCATCGAGCACTTGGAGGACCCGGCCGTTCAGGAGGATCTCGCCTCCGCCGTCCTGAAGGGCCTGCCCGGTTGGGTCTCCTACACGTTCGGTACCGCCGCCGTGGGCCAAATCACCATCGTGGCGCGGACCATGGGTGCCTGCATCGCCGCAGCCGTGCTGGCGCGCTTCTCCTGGGAGCTGGCCGTCAGCCTGCTGTTGGTGGTGCAGTTCACCCGCCTGAGCAGTCGGCGGGAATGGCTGGCCCAGCATGCCGTGGTCCGGGAACTCGCGTCGGCGACTCGTCGGGCGAACTACTGGGCAGACGTCTCGACGATGCCCTGGGCGGCCAAGGAACTGCGGGTCTTCGGGCTGACCGCCTGGGCCATCGGGCGATTCCGGGCCCTGATGACCGCCAGGACGGCCCGCATGGCAGCGGTCCGCTGGAGGCTGCTGCGCCGCACCAACCGCATGTTCGTCCTGCTGACGGTCAGCGTGGCGGGCGGGCTCGGCGTGCTGGCCGCAGCAGCCGCGTCGGGTCGGATCTCGACGGGTTCGCTGGCCGTGTACCTCGGAGCCTTCTGGGGCGTCGTCGCGGCCAACGGCATGGATGTCGAGTCCTTCGACGTGGAATTCGCCGGCCTGCCGACCTTGGCGGCGGTCGACCGGCTGCGTGCCCGGGTCGGTGGGCCTGCAATCGAGGGGATCGCCGGCGCACCCGGCGACGCCCGGCCGCCTGTGGTGCGCTTCGAAACCGTGGAGTTCCACTACCCGGATTCGAGCCGGCCGGTCCTGAACGGCTTCGATCTGGAGATCACGCCCGGAGAGCTGATCGCCCTGGTCGGCGTCAACGGCGCCGGCAAGACGACACTGACCAAGCTGCTGACGGGGATGTACCAGCCGACCGGAGGCCGGATCACGGTCGACGGCCAGGCGCTGAGCACGCTGGAGCTGTCGGCGTGGCACGAGCAGATCGCTGTCGTGCTCCAGGAGTTCGTGCACTACGACCTGTCCATCCGGGACAACGTCGTACTGGGTGCCCCCCGCCGGGATACCGCGCCGTCGCTGCTTGAGTCGGTGGCACGGCAAGCCGGCATCACCGATCTTGTCCAGCGAGCGCCGCTGGGCTGGGACACGCCGCTCGCCCGGGCCTACTCCGAGGGAATCGAGCTCTCCGGGGGTCAGTGGCAGCGCATAGCGCTCGCCCGTGCCTTGTACGCCGTGGCCCAGGGGGCACGGCTGCTCGTGCTGGACGAGCCGACCGCACATCTGGACGTCCGGGCCGAGCTGGACACCTTCACTCGCATTGCCGACGCCGCGCGGGGAGCGAGCGTACTGCTCATCTCCCACCGGCTCTCCACCGTGCGACGGGCCGACAAGATCGTGCTGCTCGACGGCGGGCGGGTGGTGGAGATGGGCCGGCACGACGAGTTGGTCGCGCGAGGCGGTGCCTACGCCCAGATGTTCGCGGCACAGGCCGATCGGTTCGGCGATCTGGATCTCGACATCGAGGCGGCGGCCCCATGA
- a CDS encoding aldo/keto reductase, whose translation MALGGSESSWFALGGDLPVRRLGFGAMQLTGDGVWGPPRDSDQATRVLRVAVDLGANFIDTADAYGPHLNEALIAEALYPYRGDLVVATKGGLVRSGPNSWTCRGEPAYLRTCVEASLQRLRTDCIDLYQLHRADPAVPLLDQIGALSDLQAQGKIRHIGLSNVSVQQYREVVQHFTIASVQGRFHLLDHRANVDVVRECERDGIAFIACEPLFRGHLSRTNRHLGRLTEKAGGASPAQLALAWVLHYSRSIVAIPGTSSTERLAENIDALSAELPPEVKHELIAAAGGW comes from the coding sequence ATGGCGCTCGGTGGGAGTGAGTCCTCCTGGTTCGCCCTCGGCGGCGACCTTCCGGTACGACGCCTCGGGTTCGGCGCGATGCAGCTCACCGGCGACGGGGTCTGGGGGCCGCCACGCGACAGCGACCAGGCGACGCGGGTGCTGCGGGTGGCGGTGGATCTGGGCGCCAACTTCATCGACACGGCGGACGCCTACGGGCCCCATCTCAACGAGGCCCTGATCGCCGAGGCCCTGTACCCGTACCGAGGTGACCTGGTCGTGGCCACGAAGGGCGGGCTGGTGCGCTCCGGGCCGAACAGCTGGACCTGCCGGGGTGAACCGGCCTATCTACGTACATGTGTCGAGGCGTCTCTGCAACGGCTGCGGACCGACTGCATCGACCTCTACCAACTGCACAGGGCCGATCCGGCTGTCCCGCTACTGGACCAGATCGGTGCCCTGAGCGACCTCCAGGCCCAGGGCAAGATCCGTCATATCGGACTCTCGAACGTGTCGGTGCAGCAGTATCGCGAGGTCGTCCAGCATTTCACGATCGCATCCGTGCAGGGGCGCTTCCATCTCCTGGACCACCGCGCCAACGTGGACGTCGTGCGGGAGTGCGAAAGGGACGGCATCGCCTTCATCGCCTGTGAACCATTGTTCCGCGGCCATCTGAGCAGGACGAACCGGCATCTCGGCCGGCTCACCGAGAAAGCGGGTGGGGCAAGCCCGGCACAGCTCGCCCTGGCATGGGTACTGCATTACTCCCGCTCCATCGTGGCCATCCCCGGGACGTCCTCGACCGAGCGGCTGGCCGAGAACATCGACGCCTTGTCCGCCGAGCTGCCGCCCGAGGTCAAGCATGAATTGATCGCCGCCGCCGGCGGCTGGTGA
- a CDS encoding TylF/MycF/NovP-related O-methyltransferase → MTQLTSGNAVIYELAAANENMTDIDRLSNLYWALLSVLRGGVPGAVVELGCNAGLTSVFFGMVIATEDPARELHLFDSFEGLPKPSAFDAYLKEGDCRTSIDAVHESFAHWGVPLPDIHPGWFEDTLPSQLPSQVAFAYLDGDFYNSILVSLQHVWPQLATGGSILIDDYCDSERNPRAWDGLPGVKKACDDYFGPLGVTGRVLVGSGDLAFIEYRKS, encoded by the coding sequence ATGACACAGCTCACATCGGGCAACGCGGTGATCTATGAGCTCGCCGCTGCCAACGAGAACATGACTGATATCGATCGGCTCTCGAACCTCTACTGGGCACTTCTGAGTGTGCTCAGGGGAGGGGTCCCCGGTGCCGTCGTCGAACTCGGCTGCAACGCGGGCCTGACCAGCGTCTTCTTCGGCATGGTGATAGCGACCGAGGATCCGGCACGCGAACTCCATCTCTTCGACTCCTTCGAGGGCCTCCCCAAACCGTCCGCCTTCGATGCCTACCTGAAGGAAGGCGACTGCCGGACGTCGATCGACGCCGTCCATGAGTCGTTCGCACACTGGGGAGTCCCGCTGCCGGACATCCATCCCGGCTGGTTCGAGGACACGTTGCCGAGCCAGCTGCCGTCGCAGGTGGCTTTCGCCTACCTGGACGGCGACTTCTACAACTCGATCCTGGTCAGTCTGCAGCATGTCTGGCCGCAGCTCGCCACTGGAGGATCGATCCTGATCGACGACTACTGCGACTCCGAACGCAATCCGCGGGCCTGGGACGGTCTGCCGGGCGTGAAAAAGGCCTGTGACGACTACTTCGGCCCACTCGGCGTGACGGGCCGGGTCCTGGTCGGTTCGGGGGATCTCGCCTTCATCGAATACCGCAAGTCATGA
- a CDS encoding serine hydrolase domain-containing protein, with product MTGTEPLDLCRSTKLDELCRRIAPTDGEDRVPGALIGVAQGNGLEYGAAGYADLESGVLLSATTRFEIGSVAKQMTGRVLVSRLADEARLDEPVSDFLRTSEAFQGVTLRQLADHDVGIRDYEAILALAGQRSWDFWSQQDVSRLILSQPPLGPTGPHYSNSHYLLLAEVVRKISGKSLAAIARSCLFDAIGMEDSLFKSSPEQLIPGRARSYRPQPAGDGWQLADTSDSTIGPHGVFSSVADLVRWERSVAISTSVDSVLREKARSTRRERAGVNGIWHLGRSVRTRRGQLLFGHAGARFGFRSAVWTDEAGTTVVVLANRPDVEADQVADQVRDGLAGSGSTVESEPVLRQEPDCSADAATGRPAPRNGIYWSHTDGSLWRVRRTGDCLVLENNGGTMSFRKDNDGLWTDNPGSLQVISSDCEGTGPAIEIIWRTSGRRLVLATLAGTGSPRDAENRGATAEVFAQADLGLRFLWEEQAGEARLRTARSSRSLTQVDTYAWVGHGMLIRRAPGELVVDLPRARDVRLRRVGAE from the coding sequence ATGACTGGGACAGAGCCGTTGGACCTGTGCAGGAGCACCAAACTCGATGAACTGTGCAGGCGAATCGCCCCCACCGACGGCGAGGACCGGGTTCCGGGAGCACTCATCGGGGTGGCTCAGGGCAATGGGCTCGAGTATGGTGCGGCCGGATACGCGGATTTGGAGAGTGGAGTACTCCTGTCCGCAACGACGAGATTCGAGATAGGATCTGTCGCAAAACAAATGACCGGCCGTGTCCTGGTGAGCCGATTGGCGGACGAGGCGAGGCTCGACGAACCGGTGTCAGACTTCTTACGGACCTCCGAAGCGTTCCAGGGCGTCACCCTGCGCCAATTGGCCGACCATGATGTCGGCATCCGCGACTACGAAGCCATTCTGGCGCTTGCCGGCCAGCGGTCCTGGGATTTCTGGAGCCAGCAGGACGTCAGCAGGCTGATCCTTTCCCAACCTCCCTTAGGCCCGACCGGACCGCATTATTCCAACAGCCACTACCTCCTGCTGGCCGAGGTCGTCAGAAAGATCAGCGGAAAAAGCCTGGCAGCCATTGCGCGGTCCTGCCTGTTCGATGCTATCGGCATGGAGGACTCGCTCTTCAAATCATCGCCGGAGCAGTTGATTCCGGGGAGAGCCAGGTCGTACCGTCCCCAGCCGGCCGGGGACGGCTGGCAGCTTGCCGACACGTCGGATTCGACCATCGGACCACACGGCGTCTTCTCCTCCGTCGCGGATCTCGTGCGGTGGGAGCGCTCTGTCGCCATCAGCACGAGCGTCGACTCGGTCCTCAGGGAGAAGGCCCGGTCAACTCGCCGCGAGCGCGCCGGGGTCAACGGGATCTGGCATCTGGGGCGCTCGGTCCGGACCCGACGCGGGCAGTTGCTCTTCGGCCACGCCGGCGCACGCTTCGGATTCCGCTCCGCCGTGTGGACGGACGAGGCGGGCACCACGGTGGTGGTGCTGGCCAACCGTCCGGATGTCGAAGCCGACCAGGTCGCGGACCAGGTCAGGGACGGCCTGGCAGGATCCGGCTCTACGGTGGAGTCGGAACCCGTTCTCCGGCAGGAGCCTGACTGCTCCGCCGACGCAGCTACCGGTCGGCCCGCTCCGCGCAACGGCATCTACTGGTCACATACGGACGGCTCGCTCTGGCGGGTGCGCCGGACGGGCGACTGCCTGGTCCTGGAGAACAATGGCGGGACGATGTCGTTCCGCAAGGACAACGACGGCCTGTGGACCGATAACCCCGGTTCACTACAAGTGATTTCGTCGGACTGCGAGGGAACCGGCCCGGCGATTGAGATCATCTGGCGCACCAGCGGCCGGCGACTGGTCCTCGCGACGCTGGCCGGGACGGGATCGCCGAGGGACGCGGAGAACAGGGGAGCGACCGCGGAGGTATTCGCCCAGGCCGACCTGGGATTGAGGTTTCTCTGGGAGGAACAGGCCGGCGAGGCCAGGCTCAGAACGGCGCGTTCTTCGCGCAGCCTCACTCAGGTCGACACATACGCATGGGTCGGGCACGGGATGTTGATCCGGCGAGCGCCGGGCGAACTCGTCGTCGACCTTCCACGGGCACGGGACGTCAGACTGCGCAGAGTTGGAGCAGAGTAA
- a CDS encoding phosphopantetheine-binding protein — protein MTGSDPDAGRGTRLRDIQDFLSSVWREVFPESTGSMDEDFFALAGSSVDAAMIAARLSVYSGVRISAGEIFFHSTPQELALAAWRAMEVT, from the coding sequence ATGACGGGGAGCGACCCTGATGCTGGTCGCGGAACTCGCCTGAGGGATATTCAGGATTTTCTGTCCAGCGTATGGCGGGAAGTGTTTCCGGAGTCTACCGGAAGCATGGACGAGGACTTCTTCGCGCTCGCCGGCAGCTCCGTGGATGCGGCGATGATCGCGGCACGGCTCAGTGTGTACTCCGGAGTCCGGATCTCGGCCGGTGAAATATTCTTTCACAGCACCCCGCAGGAACTCGCGCTGGCCGCCTGGCGTGCCATGGAGGTCACATGA